One Penicillium oxalicum strain HP7-1 chromosome III, whole genome shotgun sequence genomic region harbors:
- a CDS encoding Spermidine synthase, giving the protein MSEITHPTIKDGWFSEQSGMWPGQAMNLKVNQVLHHEKSKYQDVLVFESSDYGTVLVLDNVIQCTERDEFSYQEMITHLAMNSHPNPKKVLVIGGGDGGVLREVVKHECVEEAILCDIDEAVIRVSKKYLPGMSIGFKHPKSREYVGDGFEFLKQHKNEFDVIITDSSDPEGPAETLFQKPYFELLNEALRDGGVITTQGSENQWLHLSLIADLKKACGEVFPVAEYAYTTIPTYPSGQIGFMVCCKDATRNVREPVRSWTREEEEKLCRYYNADIHRASFVLPNFARKALGA; this is encoded by the exons ATGAGCGAGATCACTCACCCCACTATCAAGG ATGGCTGGTTCTCCGAGCAGTCCGGCATGTGGCCCGGCCAGGCCATGAACCTCAAGGTGAACCAGGTGCTTCACCACGAGAAGTCCAAGTACCAGGACGTTCTCGTGTTCGAGAGCAGCGACTATGGCACCGTCCTGGTCCTGGACAACGTCATCCAGTGCACCGAGCGTGATGAGTTCTCCTACCAGGAGATGATCACCCACCTCGCCATGAACTCCCACCCCAACCCCAAGAAGGTCCTCGtcatcggtggtggtgacggtGGTGTCCTCCGTGAGGTCGTCAAGCACGAGTGCGTCGAGGAGGCCATCCTCTGCGACATCGACGAGGCCGTCATCCGTGTCTCCAAGAAGTACCTGCCCGGCATGAGCATCGGTTTCAAGCACCCCAAGTCCCGCGAGTACGTCGGCGACGGCTTCGAGTTCCTCAAGCAGCACAAGAACGAGTTCGACGTCATCATCACCGACTCCTCCGACCCCGAGGGTCCCGCCGAGACTCTTTTCCAGAAGCCCTACTTTGAGCTCCTCAACGAGGCTCTCCGCGATGGCGGTGTCATTACTACCCAAGGTT CCGAGAACCAGTGGCTTcacctctctctcatcgCGGACCTGAAGAAGGCCTGCGGTGAGGTCTTCCCCGTCGCCGAATACGCCTACACCACCATCCCCACCTACCCCTCCGGCCAGATCGGCTTCATGGTCTGCTGCAAGGACGCCACCCGCAACGTCCGCGAGCCCGTCCGCTCATGGACCcgtgaggaggaggagaagctcTGCCGCTACTACAACGCCGACATCCACCGCGCCAGCTTCGTCCTGCCCAACTTTGCCCGCAAGGCCCTGGGTGCTTAA
- a CDS encoding putative transketolase produces MGMAPVAHVLFNKFMNFNPKNPDWANRDRFVLSNGHGCMLQYALLHMFGYDLSMDDLKNFRQLDSKTPGHPEAHDTPGVEVTTGPLGQGFANAVGLAIAQAHSGGVFNKPGFELFNNYTYAFFGDGCAMEGIASEAASMAGHLKLGNLIMIYDDNHISIDGDTKCAFTEDVMKRFESYGWHTEWVKDGDNDLEGIEEAIRRCQQVKDKPSVVKLTTTIGFGSKLAGTHGVHGNPLKADDTQHVKELFGFKADETFVVPQEVYDMYYQHAAEGAAKEQEWNALFQKYQKEYPTEGADLARRLAGKLPEGWEKSLPTYSPSDPAIASRKLSEAVLEKIHDVVPELLSGSADLTGSNNTRWKNAVDFQPPDLGIGEWSGRYLRYGVREHAMAAVMNGLAAYGTVIPAGGTFLNFVSYAAGAVRLSALSRVRVIHVATHDSIGLGEDGPTHQPIETLAHFRALPNCMVWRPADGNETSAAYYMALTSKHTPSILALTRQNLPQLENSSIEKAIKGGYVAVENTEADVTLISTGSEVGICVDAVKTLAQQGVKARVVSVPCFEVFDAQPKEYRLQVLPDGIPVLSVEVCSTMGWDRYSHEQFGLNRFGASGPYKEVYAKFEFTPEGIAKRAIATIDFYKGHPVRSPVNRAFQQII; encoded by the exons ATGGGCATGGCCCCAGTGGCCCACGTCCTGTTCAACAAGTTCATGAACTTCAACCCCAAGAATCCCGACTGGGCGAACCGTGACCGCTTTGTTCTCTC CAACGGCCACGGATGCATGCTCCAGTATGCTCTCCTCCACATGTTCGGCTATGACCTGAGCATGGATGACCTCAAGAACTTCCGT CAACTCGACTCCAAGACCCCCGGTCACCCCGAGGCCCACGACACCCCCGGTGTGGAGGTCACCACTGGCCCTCTCGGCCAGGGTTTCGCCAACGCCGTCGGTTTGGCCATTGCCCAGGCCCACTCTGGCGGTGTCTTCAACAAGCCCGGCTTCGAGCTGTTCAACAACTACACTTACGCCTTCTTCGGTGATGGCTGCGCTATGGAGGGTATCGCCTCCGAGGCCGCCTCCATGGCCGGTCACCTGAAGCTCGGCAACCTGATCATGATCTACGACGACAACCACATTTCCATCG ATGGTGACACCAAGTGCGCCTTCACCGAGGATGTCATGAAGCGCTTCGAGTCCTATGGCTGGCACACTGAGTGGGTCAAGGACGGTGACAACGATCTCGAGGGCATCGAGGAGGCCATCCGTCGCTGCCAGCAGGTCAAGGACAAGCCCTCCGTCGTCAAGTTGACCACCACCATCGGTTTCGGCTCCAAGCTGGCCGGTACCCACGGTGTGCACGGTAACCCCCTCAAGGCCGATGACACCCAGCACGTCAAGGAGCTGTTCGGCTTCAAGGCCGACGAGACTTTCGTCGTTCCCCAGGAAGTCTACGACATGTACTACCAGCACGCCGCCGAGGGTGCTGCCAAGGAGCAGGAGTGGAATGCGCTCTTCCAGAAGTACCAGAAGGAGTACCCCACCGAGGGTGCCGACCTGGCCCGCCGTCTCGCCGGCAAGCTGCCCGAGGGCTGGGAGAAGAGCCTCCCCACCTACTCTCCCTCCGACCCCGCCATTGCCTCCCGCAAGCTGTCCGAGGCCGTTCTGGAGAAGATTCACGATGTTGTGCCCGAGCTGCTGTCCGGATCTGCGGATCTGACTGGTTCCAACAACACCCGCTGGAAGAACGCCGTCGACTTCCAGCCCCCTGACCTCGGCATTGGTGAGTGGTCTGGCCGCTACCTCCGCTACGGTGTGCGCGAGCACGCCATGGCTGCCGTCATGAACGGTCTCGCTGCCTACGGCACCGTCATCCCCGCTGGCGGTACTTTCCTCAACTTTGTCTCCTACGCCGCCGGTGCCGTCCGTCTGTCGGCCCTGTCCCGCGTTCGCGTCATCCACGTGGCCACCCACGACTCCATCGGTCTGGGCGAGGACGGTCCTACTCACCAGCCTATCGAGACTCTGGCTCACTTCCGCGCTCTGCCCAACTGCATGGTCTGGCGCCCCGCTGACGGTAACGAGACCAGCGCTGCCTACTACATGGCCCTCACCTCCAAGCACACCCCCAGCATTCTGGCCCTGACCCGCCAGAACCTGCCCCAGCTGGAGAACTCCTCCATCGAGAAGGCCATCAAGGGTGGTTACGTCGCGGTCGAGAACACCGAGGCCGACGTCACCCTGATCTCCACCGGTTCCGAGGTCGGCATCTGTGTGGATGCCGTCAAGACCCTGGCCCAGCAGGGCGTCAAGGCCCGTGTGGTCTCCGTGCCTTGCTTCGAGGTCTTTGATGCTCAACCCAAGGAGTACCGCCTTCAGGTTCTGCCCGACGGTATTCCCGTCCTGTCCGTCGAGGTCTGCTCCACCATGGGCTGGGACCGTTACTCTCACGAGCAGTTCGGTCTTAACCGCTTCGGTGCCTCTGGCCCTTACAAGGAGGTCTACGCCAAGTTCGAGTTCACTCCCGAGGGCATTGCCAAGCGCGCCATTGCCACCATCGACTTCTACAAGGGTCACCCCGTCCGCTCTCCCGTCAACCGTGCTTTCCAGCAGATCATCTAA
- a CDS encoding Transcriptional activator protein acu-15 yields the protein MPGILPMKVIRVGGSQSRIAQACDRCRSKKIRCDGIRPCCTQCANVGFECKTSDKLSRRAFPRGYTESLEERVRSLEAEVKELKDLLDEKDEKIDVLSRIHSFSSASQRTAPAQSPSMSAATKPPISEARDGIIHIEKFVNPSESTNDIGKWNDGLSTTQGFAGECLIRTGIVQSALLSDRPHSGAFNHALVSQGKLKSYPSSEAFSRSSQLLARGLPGQALATPPRLVSDQLINIFFQEWAPMYPVVHRPTILKAYGEYLNELDSFQRNVQLMAQLNLIFGIAALSSQSRTHQDPSFFEQNWTVCLDSFIGETSIEVLQCFVLAQLYCMTKRDYRALLRYRALAVDICHQLELHHNPRSAKSNPLEAETRKKVFWCQYTVDRFCAALTGMPVILDESIIETELPVDIDDENVTESEFLPTLPGESTRISSALALFSASRILSQVVEDLYPSKTGYDLHVAKLRGLSAQLDDWLRGLPSHLRLEFSQDKPSTNITGSRSPLLSLVYYYIRSLIHRPAVCFAEEHIRSPSVLAVSGSAKHIMQILDLLDERRLCLSLSINREELVLFSGLGLLWQTLGLKRDSKLAKDNQKLLTTVLEQLQAESSSAAAEFKTLAGSLISLSSSCSPDLAATASGKKSGHMGAPAHKPLKSPKKQLQSLKARISTSIHKDQPTPLDPQSRRNTVSGSTPPLETSAMRSPSWTSLPPTQHEQSPVAFYQLGRHSSLDLGHEGRHSDSVAGYNQSRAMPTAIASESSAGAITMADWEYVLSDMDRGLSNIFTGIYGGSECSEDPGPFASITADCHRRSQESTLVMPGPLSSELQGLSPEAWSASSGDYSIHSEMPQQNFLGYSGDSNMGSTEDFSTIGDVSIHPDELSLADPFRRGVVMPSKDEVGEFGMVHGWDQPLSV from the exons ATGCCCGGTATTCTCCCGATGAAAGTGATCAGGGTGGGCGGCAGTCAGAGTCGTATCGCCCAAGCTTGTGATCGATGTCGCAGTAAGAAGATTCGCTGTGATGGGATTCGCCCGTGCTGCACCCAATGCGCAAATGTGGGATTCGAGTGTAAAACGAGCGACAAACTAAGCCGCCGGGCTTTTCCCCGTGGGTACACCGAGTCGTTGGAGGAGCGGGTGCGAAGTTTAGAagccgaggtcaaggaacTCAAGGACCtcttggatgagaaggacGAGAAGATTGACGTGCTATCTCGTAttcattccttttcttcaGCCTCGCAGCGGACCGCACCAGCACAATCTCCATCTATGTCCGCGGCGACGAAACCGCCGATCTCGGAAGCACGGGATGGCATCATTCATATCGAAAAGTTCGTCAATCCATCCGAGTCAACGAATGACATCGGCAAGTGGAATGATGGCTTGTCAACCACACAGGGCTTCGCTGGTGAGTGTTTAATCCGTACCGGCATCGTGCAAAGTGCTTTGTTGTCTGACCGCCCTCACTCAGGTGCTTTCAATCATGCGCTTGTGAGCCAAGGAAAGCTCAAGTCGTACCCCTCCTCGGAAGCCTTTTCGAGATCGAGTCAACTTCTTGCCCGAGGATTGCCCGGACAAGCACTAGCCACTCCGCCACGTCTGGTGTCTGACCAGCTTATCAATATATTCTTCCAGGAGTGGGCGCCGATGTACCCCGTGGTTCATCGGCCCACCATTCTCAAAGCCTATGGAGAGTATTTGAATGAATTGGATTCTTTCCAACGGAATGTCCAATTGATGGCGCAATTGAACTTGATATTTGGAATTGCCGCTTTGTCGTCGCAG TCACGAACCCATCAAGATCCATCTTTCTTCGAGCAAAACTGGACCGTCTGCCTCGACTCGTTCATCGGGGAAACCTCCATTGAAGTTTTGCAATGCTTTGTCTTGGCACAACTGTATTGCATGACCAAGCGCGACTATCGCGCCTTGCTCCGGTATCGTGCTTTGGCTGTGGACATATGCCATCAGTTGGAACTGCATCACAATCCCCGAAGCGCAAAGTCCAACCCCCTAGAAGCGGAGACACGAAAGAAAGTCTTTTGGTGTCAATATACTGTCGATCGCTTTTGCGCTGCGTTAACAGGAATGCCTGTGATTCTTGATGAGTCGATTATCGAAACTGAGCTTCCGGTTGATATTGACGACGAAAACGTCACCGAATCGGAATTTCTGCCAACTCTACCCGGTGAATCGACCCGTATTTCGAgtgctctcgctctcttcaGTGCCTCGCGTATCTTGAGTCAAGTCGTGGAAGACTTGTATCCCTCAAAGACTGGCTACGACCTTCACGTGGCAAAGTTGCGCGGTCTGAGTGCACAGCTGGATGACTGGCTCCGGGGTCTACCTTCTCATTTGCGCCTCGAATTCAGTCAAGATAAACCTAGTACCAACATCACTGGCAGCCGATCGCCTCTGCTCTCCCTCGTTTACTACTATATTCGATCTTTGATCCATCGACCAGCTGTCTGCTTTGCCGAAGAGCACATTCGATCGCCATCTGTCCTGGCCGTGTCGGGATCGGCCAAGCACATCATGCAGATTCTCGACTTGCTCGACGAGCGCCGACTGTGTTTGTCTCTCAGCATCAACCGCGAAGAGCTGGTCCTTTTCTCGGGCTTGGGGCTTTTGTGGCAAACTCTGGGCCTCAAGCGGGACAGCAAGCTGGCAAAGGACAACCAGAAATTGCTGACAACCGTCCTCGAGCAATTACAAGCGGAATCCTCCAGCGCGGCGGCCGAGTTCAAAACACTCGCTGGATCTTTGATCTCCCTCAGTTCAAGCTGCTCACCAGACCTGGCAGCCACTGCCAGTGGTAAGAAGTCTGGGCATATGGGGGCCCCAGCTCACAAGCCTTTGAAATCTCCTAAGAAGCAGTTGCAATCTTTGAAGGCGCGAATCAGCACCTCCATCCATAAGGATCAACCGACTCCGTTGGATCCTCAATCCCGCCGAAATACCGTCTCCGGCTCGACACCTCCGCTTGAGACGTCTGCGATGCGATCGCCTAGTTGGACCAGTCTCCCCCCTACCCAACACGAGCAGTCGCCGGTGGCCTTTTATCAACTGGGCCGACATTCTTCCCTTGATCTCGGCCATGAAGGGCGGCATTCGGACTCCGTTGCCGGGTATAACCAATCGCGCGCAATGCCGACGGCTATCGCCTCCGAATCATCCGCCGGGGCGATCACGATGGCCGACTGGGAGTATGTCTTGAGTGACATGGACCGCGGTCTCTCCAATATCTTCACTGGGATTTATGGCGGTAGTGAATGCAGCGAGGATCCAGGTCCATTCGCCTCCATCACCGCTGATTGCCATCGCCGATCCCAAGAGTCGACGCTTGTGATGCCCGGTCCCTTGTCAAGTGAGCTGCAAGGCTTGTCTCCCGAGGCGTGGTCTGCGAGTAGTGGAGATTACTCCATTCACAGTGAAATGCCTCAACAAAATTTCCTGGGCTACTCTGGGGATAGTAACATGGGGAGCACTGAGGACTTTTCGACAATAGGGGATGTGTCAATACACCCGGATGAGCTCAGCCTGGCTGATCCATTCCGAAGAGGAGTCGTGATGCCCTCCAAGGACGAGGTCGGCGAATTTGGCATGGTCCATGGCTGGGACCAACCGCTGTCGGTTTAA
- a CDS encoding High-affinity fructose transporter ght6, translating into MGGEVSLAKTTGSVPMTEIEFVHTATAPLSRCVVASVTGDRAVVEDLFSPDMIMMATWERLPLVAKAWHWCWSKMPLKNLFQRKPEDVYGNTDLPRESTSTAEREKAAHDVVDTPIPLLTWRSFLMGVFISMGGFLFGYDTGQISGFLEMEDFLRRFGELNSNGTYSFSNVRSGLIVALLSIGTLIGALVAGYIADRIGRKWSISGWSAIVCVGITVQITSPSGKWYQVALGRWVAGLGVGGLSLLVPMYQAESGPRHIRGALISTYQLFITLGIFVANCINFGTESMTTTASWRIPMGITYLWALILGLGMAFFPESPRYDYRHGKVDKAIGTLSKIYGVPRNHRALHIEFEEIKQKYDEEVRNGQASWIQMFRAPTMSRRVAIGVTLQALQQLTGANYFFYYGTTVFQGAGIKNSYVTQMILGGVNFGTTFLGLYLIEHYGRRRSLIAGALWMFVCFMIFASVGHFSLDQANPENTKTAGVVMVVFACLFILGFASTWGPMVWAIIAELFPSQYRARGMSLCTASNWLWNFLLAFFTPFITSAIDFRYGYVFAGCLFLAAGTVYFGVIEGQGRTLEEIDTMYLMKVKPWKSSKFEFPAEASVMRGSFDKGQQRASHIDGPGANTSSGNGVLESGGEPVATAAGQHNEL; encoded by the exons ATGGGAGGAGAAGTTTCTCTGGCCAAGACCACTGGCTCGGTACCGATGACAGAAATTGAGTTCGTCCACACCGCGACTGCGCCGTTGTCTCGCTGCGTCGTTGCGTCAGTTACTGGCGATCGAGCCGTGGTTGAAGACCTGTTTTCCCCAGACATGATCATGATGGCCACATGGGAACGGCTTCCTTTGGTCGCCAAGGCTTGGCACTGGT GTTGGTCCAAGATGCCTCTGAAGAACCTCTTCCAGAGGAAACCGGAAGATGTGTATGGCAACACAGATCTACCTCGAGAGTCCACGTCGACAGCAGAGCGGGAGAAAGCCGCCCACGATGTAGTCGACACGCCCATTCCCCTTCTGACATGGCGATCCTTCTTGATGGGAGTTTTCATCTCCATGGGTGGTTTCTTGTTCGGTTACGATACTGGCCAGATCTCGGGTTTCCTCGAAATGGAAGACTTCTTGAGGCGGTTTGGCGAGCTCAATTCGAACGGGACTTATTCTTTCAGTAATGTTCGCTCGGGTCTCATTGTTGCTCTG CTGTCGATTGGTACTCTGATCGGTGCTCTTGTCGCCGGGTACATTGCTGATCGGATCGGTCGAAAATGGTCCATCAGTGGCTGGTCCGCCATTGTCTGTGTCGGCATCACGGTGCAAATCACTTCGCCTTCTGGGAAATGGTATCAAGTCGCTCTTGGTCGCTGGGTGGCAGGCCTGGGCGTTGGAGGTCTGTCGTTGCTCGTACCCATGTACCAGGCCGAATCTGGCCCAAGACACATTCGAGGTGCTCTCATCAG TACATACCAACTTTTCATCACCCTGGGCATCTTCGTCGCCAATTGTATCAACTTTGGTACCGAAAGTATGACCACCACGGCCTCGTGGCGCATCCCGATGGGAATTACATATCTCTGGGCTCTCATTCTTGGTCTCGGCATGGCCTTCTTCCCCGAGAGTCCTCGCTACGACTACCGCCACGGTAAAGTCGACAAGGCCATCGGGACGCTTTCTAAAATCTACGGAGTCCCCCGCAACCACCGTGCCCTCCATATCGAATTTGAGGAGATCAAGCAAAAATATGATGAGGAGGTTCGCAATGGCCAGGCATCCTGGATACAAATGTTCCGCGCTCCGACTATGTCTCGTCGTGTGGCGATCGGTGTCACCCTCCAGGCCCTTCAGCAACTGACCGGTGCCAACTACTTCTTCTACTACGGAACCACCGTCTTCCAAGGTGCCGGCATCAAAAACAGCTACGTCACTCAGATGATTCTCGGTGGTGTAAACTTTGGTACTACCTTCCTTGGCTTGTATCTCATTGAGCATTACGGTCGTCGTAGGTCTCTTATCGCGGGCGCGTTGTGGATGTTTGTCTGCTTCATGATCTTTGCCTCTGTTGGGCACTTCTCGCTCGACCAAGCCAATCCCGAAAACACCAAGACGGCGGGTGTCGTCATGGTCGTCTTCGCTTgtctcttcatcctcggctTTGCTAGTACCTGGGGTCCGATGGTGTGGGCAATCATTGCTGAGTTGTTCCCTTCGCAGTACCGCGCTCGCGGTATGTCCCTATGCACAGCCTCAAACTGGCTCTGGAACTTCCTTCTCGCGTTCTTCACGCCTTTCATCACCAGTGCTATTGATTTCCGATACGGCTATGTGTTCGCTGGTTGTTTGTTCCTCGCCGCTGGCACAGTTTACTTTGGTGTCATTGAGGGCCAGGGACGAACCCTCGAGGAGATTGACACGATGTATCTCATGAAGGTGAAGCCGTGGAAGAGTTCCAAGTTTGAGTTCCCGGCAGAGGCGAGCGTCATGCGCGGCTCCTTTGACAAGGGTCAGCAGAGGGCGTCACACATCGATGGTCCCGGCGCTAACACCAGCAGTGGCAATGGTGTGTTAGAGTCCGGAGGTGAACCCGTTGCCACTGCGGCTGGACAACACAATGAGCTCTAG
- a CDS encoding putative GTP-binding protein, whose amino-acid sequence MPRDPLIGLVGKVSPPESICMPGADPADKMRGPAIKWKVNHPEQFDRCDIKSCFTTIDPQRAIGYLQIECACQRHNVSDRCQPNYGGCHEGRRSVPIELLDVAGLVPGAHQGRGLGNKFLDDLRHADALIHVVDVSGTTDAEGKATRGYDPSVDIEWLHSEIVRWVLGNLMEKWGSIKRRHVATKANPVDTLQGQFSGYGSTSSIVARCLDRLALKEPLEAWSDETIETVVKAFIDEKFPMVYALNKIDHPDADKNISKIAKMQDPQAIVLCSAISEVFLRRLAKQGYIKYVEGSEFVDTREDLIEMGDPDGGGLKEMDEKLKSRVENLKDMVLYRFGSTGVVQCLSRAAERLGLVPVFPVRNIQTFNSGSGSAVFRDCVLVNKNSTVGDVARKVMGDVPISYIEGVGGTRVSEEDIVAVGKHDILSFKVGR is encoded by the exons ATGCCACGCGATCCTCTCATCGGACTGGTGGGCAAGGTCAGTCCTCCAGAGTCGATATGCATGCCCGGAGCCGACCCCGCTGACAAGATGAGGGGCCCAGCCATCAAGTGGAAAGTCAACCACCCTGAACAGTTTGACCGATGCGACATCAAAAGTTG CTTCACGACAATTGACCCTCAGCGAGCCATTGGGTACCTCCAGATCGAATGCGCGTGTCAGCGCCACAATGTTTCTGATCGATGCCAACCCAACTACGGCGGTTGTCATGAAGGACGGCGCTCAGTTCCCATCGAGCTGCTAGACGTGGCAGGACTGGTCCCGGGCGCTCATCAGGGGCGAGGCCTCGGTAACAAATTCTTGGACGACCTGCGTCACGCCGATGCTCTCATTCACGTGGTGGATGTCAGCGGTACAACTGACGCCGAGGGGAAAGCGACCCGAGGCTACGACCCCTCCGTGGATATCGAGTGGTTGCATTCGGAAATTGTACGATGGGTGTTAGGGAACTTGATGGAAAAATG GGGATCGATTAAACGTCGACACGTTGCGACCAAGGCAAATCCGGTGGACACTCTCCAAGGGCAATTCTCCGGATATGGAAGTACTTCCTCCATCGTGGCACGGTGTCTCGATCGTCTGGCTCTGAAGGAGCCCCTGGAGGCGTGGTCAGACGAGACGATTGAGACGGTCGTCAAGGCCTTTATTGATGAGAAGTTCCCCATGGTCTATGCTTTGAACAAGATCGACCATCCCGACGCAGACAAG AACATAAGCAAAATCGCCAAAATGCAGGATCCTCAGGCTATTGTCCTTTGCTCGGCCATTTCAGAAGTCTTTCTCCGCCGGCTCGCCAAGCAAGGTTACATCAAATACGTCGAGGGCAGTGAATTCGTGGATACCAGGGAAGACTTGATTGAGATGGGTGACCCAGACGGGGGCGGCCTGAAAGAAATGGATGAAAAGCTGAAATC TCGTGTGGAGAACCTCAAGGACATGGTCTTGTACCGGTTTGGATCCACAGGGGTTGTTCAGTGCCTATCACGAGCTGCTGAGCGTCTTGGATTGGTTCCTGTCTTTCCTGTGCGGAATATCCAAACCTTCAACTCCGGGTCGGGAAGCGCAGTGTTCCGGGATTGTGTCCTGGTCAACAA AAATAGCACCGTTGGTGACGTTGCCCGGAAGGTGATGGGTGATGTTCCTATTTCATACATCGAGGGTGTGGGAGGGACGCGCGTGTCAGAAGAAGATATTGTAGCGGTTGGAAAACATGAT ATTCTGTCGTTCAAAGTGGGACGATAA